From Daucus carota subsp. sativus chromosome 6, DH1 v3.0, whole genome shotgun sequence, the proteins below share one genomic window:
- the LOC108228011 gene encoding DNAJ protein JJJ1 homolog produces the protein MAASPEKRCLYEILGLNLDCSPDEIRSAYKKLALQRHPDKLMRSGLSQEDATASFQELVNAYEVLSDPRERAWYDSHRSQILFSSSSNAGSATSIPNLFSFFSNSVFSGFSDSGKGFYKVYGDIFDKVYANEVNFARKMGVGGVKEAPVLGNLKSPYTQVNAFYGYWLGFVTVMDFVWVDEYDSKAGENRKVRRLMEEENKKLRKKAKREYNETVRGLAAFAKKRDKRVIDMVVKRNEEMEKRKEEEKERKREAERVRAERVKAYKEPEWASVEEGVEEVEEVVEEGERKNEFYCVACGKKFKSEKQWRNHEQSKKHKEKVAELREAFEYEERMNANGEKEEEEDDEGEEEDETEGNGFVSADDCADDLTEQFGNGFGVLEEEGTGGDEEQEEGESSEEEMFVDIDNGHNLKGNSELGMDVDDEASILEAMVSGLKSKKNKNGESKASSPEVHVAKDSDEMEFMDYNNCKGTRRNKGSRRRKGRKDDEEVKKRDAAETTGQAVEEDFSTLGKSDKPDEVVQDESEKLSSQSDEVNVQVDSSVAEEIKPHSFVVTGTKGVDKDQKGLKAVAQKILADKKDINSKSKTASKGKKHKASSKTSSNNICERCGQEFESRTKLHKHLGETGHATLKSR, from the coding sequence ATGGCGGCATCGCCGGAGAAGCGATGCCTTTACGAAATTCTCGGCTTGAATCTCGATTGTTCTCCCGACGAGATCCGCTCGGCGTACAAAAAGCTCGCGCTCCAACGCCACCCCGATAAGCTGATGCGCTCCGGCTTATCTCAAGAAGACGCAACGGCGTCGTTTCAGGAGCTGGTGAATGCGTATGAGGTCTTGTCTGATCCTCGCGAACGCGCCTGGTATGATTCTCATAGGTCTCAGATTCTGTTTTCGAGCTCGAGTAATGCTGGTTCCGCTACTTCGATTCCTAATTTGTTTAGTTTCTTTTCGAATAGTGTGTTTTCGGGGTTTTCGGATAGTGGAAAGGGGTTTTATAAGGTTTACGGGGATATTTTCGATAAGGTTTATGCGAATGAGGTGAATTTTGCAAGGAAGATGGGGGTGGGAGGGGTGAAGGAGGCGCCGGTTTTGGGGAATTTGAAGAGTCCGTATACACAGGTGAATGCGTTTTATGGGTATTGGTTGGGGTTTGTGACAGTAATGGATTTTGTGTGGGTGGATGAGTATGATTCGAAGGCGGGGGAGAATAGGAAAGTGAGGAGGTTGATGGAGGAGGAAAATAAGAAGTTGAGGAAGAAAGCGAAGAGGGAGTATAATGAGACGGTTAGGGGGTTGGCGGCATTTGCAAAGAAGAGGGATAAGAGGGTGATTGATATGGTGGTTAAGAGGAATGAGGAGATGGAGAAGAGGAAGGAGGAGGAGAAGGAGAGGAAGAGGGAGGCGGAGAGAGTGAGGGCCGAGAGGGTGAAGGCGTATAAGGAGCCGGAGTGGGCAAGTGTTGAGGAGGGTGTGGAGGAGGTGGAGGAAGTTGTGGAAGAGGGGGAGAGGAAGAATGAATTTTATTGTGTGGCATGTGGGAAGAAGTTTAAAAGTGAGAAGCAGTGGAGGAATCATGAGCAGTCGAAGAAGCATAAGGAGAAGGTGGCGGAGTTGAGGGAGGCTTTTGAATATGAGGAGAGAATGAATGCGAATGGGGAaaaggaggaagaagaagatgatgaaggaGAGGAGGAGGATGAGACAGAAGGAAATGGGTTTGTGTCGGCTGATGATTGCGCGGATGATCTTACGGAGCAGTTTGGTAATGGTTTTGGTGTGCTGGAGGAAGAAGGCACTGGTGGTGATGAAGAGCAGGAGGAAGGTGAATCTAGTGAAGAAGAAATGTTTGTTGATATTGATAATGGTCATAATTTAAAAGGGAATTCCGAGTTGGGCATGGATGTTGATGACGAGGCCAGTATTCTTGAAGCAATGGTGTCAGGTCTCAAGAGTAAGAAGAATAAAAATGGTGAGAGTAAGGCTTCGTCTCCAGAAGTTCATGTTGCGAAGGACAGTGATGAGATGGAATTTATGGATTATAATAATTGTAAGGGGACAAGAAGAAACAAAGGAAGTCGAAGACGTAAGGGCAGAAAAGACGATGAAGAAGTTAAAAAACGAGATGCTGCTGAAACCACTGGACAAGCTGTAGAGGAAGACTTTAGCACCTTGGGCAAGTCAGATAAACCTGATGAAGTTGTTCAAGATGAATCTGAAAAACTAAGTAGTCAGTCTGATGAGGTAAATGTGCAAGTGGACAGTTCAGTTGCAGAAGAGATAAAACCTCATTCTTTCGTGGTTACTGGGACTAAAGGTGTTGATAAGGATCAGAAGGGTTTAAAAGCGGTAGCTCAGAAGATTCTTGCTGACAAGAAAGATATAAATTCTAAATCGAAGACTGCATCTAAAGGAAAGAAACACAAG